The sequence AAAAGTAAAATTTGTGTATTTTTACACGCTTTGCCAATTGGTAGTAGCTCATCATCACCAAATTCTCTATCACACACATAGTAGCAGCATACATCAGTTATCTCAGTTGGCCCATATAAATTAGCATAAAGTGCATTTGGCAAGGCTTTTCTCCAGATATTTAACTGACGATTTGGCATTATCTCACCACAAAATAGCACCTTTTTAAGTGTTTTTAGTTCTTGATGTTCTAACGCTCTTGTATTAGCAAAGTATATTAACACGCTAGGAACCCAAAATATCATCGTAACACCGTGAGTTTTTAAATACTCCACTACCTTAGCTGGAAAGGCAAATTCAAAAGTAGATAAAAGATGTAAAGTCGCTCCGCATCTAACTGTAGTAAAGATATCTAAAATTGAGTTATCAAAATAAAATGGTGCTTGATTTACCAATATTTCATCACTTCCAACATCAAAGGTTTTACTAACCCAAAATATATAATCAATCACACTTTTATGGCTGATACTCAAACCTTTTGGCTCACCTGTGCTTCCGCTAGTAAATAGCACATAAAGCAAGTCAGTATCAATAATCTCAACTCTACTAAGCAGTGATAAATTTAACTCAAAGCTATCAAATTCATCGCTATAAATCATTGGAATATCATAATTATTAGCACCCAAATCCCTTGCTGTAATAATAAGTGCAGGTTTTAAAATATTTATAATTTTTTGCACTCGCTCAAATGGCATTTTCTCATCTATAATACTATAAAAATTTCCACTTCTAGCTATGCCAAACATCGCTATAAGCGCTTCGATGGATTTTGGCAAAATTATTAAAACTGGCTTTTATTTAACCCAAATTCTAAAATCTTGCTAGCCAAAGCGCTACTTTTATGGCTAAATTCAAGATAATTAATACAATTCTTACCGCTTACAAATAGTGTTTTATTTGGATATTTTGCTACACTTTTATCTAGAAATTCATAAATATTGCTAATCATCACGCTACCTTAAATATCTTATTTTTCACTAACAAACACCCCTTTATTCCAATCAAGTTCATAATCAATAAATGTATAAAGATTTTTACCGCCATTATTTAATAAATCATTAGCTGTAATTCTAAAAGTATCACAAGAACCAAGCAGCTTGATATAATAACTATCAAATTTAACTTCCTTTAAAATACTTTCATAAAAGCTATTTAGCATATTTTTTTACCCCAGCAGCACGAACATACATCACATAAGTTCTCTTAGTCTCTACGCCATTAGCATCAATATATCCAGCCGTAAAAGGCTTAAAATAGCGATATGGCACTTGCGAGGCTCTTCTACATAATGTGCAAATGTAATTCCCATATTGATTACTACATTAAAAAGGCCATTTTCGCATCAAATTTATACATATAACCAAATGGCGAGTAACTCTCAAAGGCATCGATATTATTAAGATTAGCAAGCATTTTAGCATCCTTGCCCCAAACCATTAATGAATAAATCGGATGAGCTGTACGGCCAAATTCAGGGCGGTTTTTTAATATCCAGTTAGCTAACGCTCCAGTCGATCCAGA is a genomic window of Campylobacter devanensis containing:
- a CDS encoding AAC(3) family N-acetyltransferase, which produces MCLLSGSTGALANWILKNRPEFGRTAHPIYSLMVWGKDAKMLANLNNIDAFESYSPFGYMYKFDAKMAFLM